The following proteins are encoded in a genomic region of Mycobacterium sp. 155:
- a CDS encoding M20 family metallopeptidase, whose translation MSTAAASLSVEDAVYRRRGDLVELSHSIHAEPELAFAEFRSCAKAQALVAEYGFEMTAAPAGLETAFRASYGSGPLVVGICAEYDALPGIGHACGHNIIAASAVGTALALAEVADELGLTVVLLGTPAEELGGGKVLMLNAGTFDDIAATVMLHPGSVDIAAARSLALSEVTVDYMGRESHAAVAPYMGVNAGDAVTVTQVAIGLLRQQLLPGQMVHGIVTLGGQATNVIPGRAELRYTMRATDMTALHELEGRMAGCFSAGAVATGCTHQVTETAPAYAELLPDPWLSETVRAEMVSFGREPLPESVEASVPMGSTDMGNITQVMPGIHPVIGIDSGGAAIHQPAFAAAAAGPSADRAVVEGAIMLARTVVRLAETPVERDRVLQAQERRAAS comes from the coding sequence ATGTCCACCGCCGCTGCCTCGCTGAGCGTGGAAGACGCCGTCTACCGGCGCCGTGGGGACCTTGTCGAGCTGTCCCACTCCATCCACGCCGAGCCTGAGCTGGCTTTCGCCGAGTTCCGCAGCTGCGCCAAGGCGCAGGCTTTGGTGGCCGAGTACGGCTTCGAGATGACGGCCGCGCCCGCTGGGCTGGAGACCGCGTTCCGGGCGTCGTACGGAAGTGGCCCGCTCGTGGTCGGTATCTGTGCTGAGTACGACGCCCTGCCGGGGATCGGGCATGCGTGCGGACACAACATCATCGCGGCCTCGGCCGTCGGCACCGCGCTGGCGCTGGCCGAGGTGGCCGACGAACTCGGGCTCACGGTGGTGCTGCTGGGTACTCCGGCCGAGGAGCTCGGCGGCGGAAAGGTGTTGATGCTCAACGCCGGAACGTTCGACGACATCGCCGCCACGGTGATGCTGCATCCCGGTTCGGTGGATATCGCCGCGGCCCGCTCGCTGGCGCTGTCGGAGGTGACGGTCGACTACATGGGCCGGGAATCGCACGCCGCGGTGGCGCCGTACATGGGTGTGAATGCCGGTGACGCGGTCACTGTCACCCAGGTGGCCATCGGGTTGCTGCGTCAGCAGCTGCTACCGGGGCAGATGGTGCACGGCATCGTGACTCTCGGTGGCCAGGCCACGAACGTGATTCCGGGCCGCGCGGAGCTGCGCTACACCATGCGGGCAACCGACATGACGGCCCTGCACGAGCTGGAGGGCCGGATGGCCGGGTGTTTCTCGGCGGGGGCTGTCGCGACGGGGTGCACGCATCAGGTCACTGAGACCGCACCGGCCTATGCCGAGCTATTGCCCGACCCCTGGCTTTCCGAGACCGTCCGGGCCGAGATGGTGAGCTTCGGGCGGGAACCGCTCCCGGAGAGTGTGGAAGCCAGTGTGCCGATGGGCAGTACCGACATGGGCAACATCACCCAGGTGATGCCGGGCATTCATCCGGTCATCGGCATCGACTCCGGCGGCGCCGCCATCCATCAGCCCGCGTTCGCCGCCGCGGCGGCGGGACCGAGTGCTGACCGGGCCGTGGTGGAAGGGGCAATCATGTTGGCCCGCACCGTTGTTCGGCTCGCGGAGACTCCCGTTGAGCGGGACCGAGTGTTGCAGGCGCAAGAGAGGCGGGCGGCATCATGA
- a CDS encoding purine-nucleoside phosphorylase: MTDPDTASYASAEAIAERTGVDHHDVAVVLGSGWAPAIAELGDPVAVVPMAELPGFTPPSAIGHGGQVLSVRIGAHRVLVLVGRIHAYEGHDLRHVVHPVRTSVATGVHTVVLTNAAGGLRADYQVGQPVLISDHLNLTARSPLVGAQFVDLVDAYSPRLRDIAREIDPTLTDGIYAGLPGPHYETPAEIRMLRTLGADLVGMSTVHETIAARAAGAQVLGVSLVTNLAAGMTGQPLSHEEVLEAGRQCATRMGSLLAGVIARL, encoded by the coding sequence GTGACCGATCCGGACACCGCAAGCTACGCGTCCGCAGAAGCCATCGCCGAGCGCACCGGCGTCGACCACCACGACGTCGCCGTGGTGCTGGGCTCAGGCTGGGCGCCCGCGATCGCCGAACTCGGCGACCCGGTCGCCGTCGTGCCGATGGCCGAGCTACCCGGATTCACCCCGCCGAGCGCCATCGGACACGGCGGACAGGTGCTGTCGGTCCGCATCGGCGCCCACCGAGTCCTGGTGCTGGTCGGCCGTATCCACGCCTATGAGGGACACGATCTGCGGCACGTCGTGCACCCGGTGCGCACGTCCGTCGCGACCGGGGTGCACACCGTGGTGCTGACCAATGCCGCCGGTGGCCTGCGGGCCGACTACCAGGTCGGTCAACCCGTGCTGATCAGTGACCATCTCAACCTCACCGCACGGTCACCGCTGGTCGGGGCGCAGTTCGTCGACCTGGTCGACGCCTACTCGCCGCGCCTGCGTGATATCGCCCGTGAGATCGACCCGACGCTGACCGACGGCATCTACGCGGGCCTGCCCGGACCGCACTACGAGACCCCGGCCGAGATCCGGATGCTGCGCACGCTCGGCGCCGATCTGGTTGGCATGTCGACCGTGCACGAGACAATCGCGGCCAGGGCCGCTGGAGCCCAGGTTCTGGGCGTATCGCTGGTGACCAACCTGGCTGCGGGGATGACGGGCCAGCCGCTCAGCCACGAAGAAGTGCTGGAGGCAGGCCGTCAGTGCGCAACCCGAATGGGCTCCCTGCTGGCCGGAGTGATCGCGCGTCTCTGA
- a CDS encoding AbrB family transcriptional regulator, whose translation MRPLLRWVVLVALTVATTVALAGIGIPSAGLFAALVVGIALALASWAPARLPRHGGLAAQGVLGVYIGTMVRPEAVDALRPDWLIVLTVAVGTLLLSVVAGALLGLHRDISPLTGSLALVAGGASGLVAIARELGGDERVVAVVQYLRVALVTATIPVMVTVVYHADRSHPGVSPTQTDPAPWPLSLVMLAALVVVGATAGRLVRLPGAGLLGPLALTIVLQLTGLSFGLTVPMVLVQTAYMLIGWQAGLSFTLASMRAIGRALPLALVLIVALGAGTACLGAVLAKVTGITQLEGYLATSPGGVYAVLATAVETGSNVTFIIAVQVVRMLLMLFAAPLMARALAKVSGQRRAITPASREPIRVAH comes from the coding sequence ATGCGGCCATTGTTGCGCTGGGTCGTTCTGGTGGCGCTGACGGTGGCCACCACCGTTGCGCTCGCCGGTATCGGTATCCCGTCCGCCGGACTGTTCGCTGCGCTGGTGGTCGGTATCGCGCTGGCGCTGGCCTCCTGGGCCCCTGCACGGTTGCCTCGACATGGCGGATTGGCAGCACAGGGTGTGCTCGGCGTTTACATCGGCACCATGGTTCGGCCGGAGGCTGTTGACGCGCTGAGGCCCGACTGGCTGATCGTATTGACGGTCGCGGTGGGCACGCTATTACTCAGTGTCGTCGCCGGAGCGCTGCTCGGCTTGCATCGCGATATCAGCCCGCTGACGGGTTCGCTGGCGCTGGTGGCCGGTGGGGCATCCGGGCTCGTGGCTATCGCCCGCGAACTCGGCGGCGACGAGCGCGTGGTAGCGGTGGTGCAGTATCTGCGGGTCGCGCTGGTGACCGCGACGATTCCGGTCATGGTCACCGTGGTCTACCACGCCGACAGGTCGCATCCGGGTGTGTCGCCGACCCAAACCGATCCGGCCCCTTGGCCTCTGAGCCTCGTCATGCTGGCGGCGCTGGTCGTGGTGGGCGCCACCGCGGGCCGGCTGGTCCGGTTGCCCGGTGCAGGGCTGCTTGGGCCCCTCGCGCTGACGATCGTGCTGCAACTCACCGGTTTGTCATTCGGTCTGACCGTGCCGATGGTGCTGGTGCAGACGGCCTACATGCTGATCGGGTGGCAGGCCGGGCTGTCCTTCACCCTGGCTTCGATGCGCGCGATAGGCCGAGCCTTGCCGCTGGCGCTCGTGCTGATCGTGGCGTTGGGCGCGGGCACCGCCTGCCTCGGCGCCGTGCTCGCGAAAGTCACCGGCATCACCCAGTTGGAGGGTTACCTCGCAACAAGTCCGGGCGGCGTGTACGCCGTGCTGGCGACCGCCGTGGAAACGGGGTCGAACGTGACCTTCATCATCGCGGTCCAGGTGGTGCGCATGCTGCTCATGCTGTTTGCGGCGCCACTGATGGCCCGGGCGCTTGCCAAGGTCAGCGGTCAGAGACGCGCGATCACTCCGGCCAGCAGGGAGCCCATTCGGGTTGCGCACTGA
- a CDS encoding MarR family winged helix-turn-helix transcriptional regulator, with the protein MVGITSTAPGVPTQDSTATELRESMMAVARQMRRHRPDHGLTLSQLQLLGEIGRAGTTTPAELGARLQVRVQSLTDGINELMNRQLITRRPDPHDRRRQLIELTAQGGELLQIDRAERDAWLHAAMHDNLTELELGLLALVAPVLRKIAYADAKAGTLAR; encoded by the coding sequence ATGGTTGGAATAACGTCCACGGCCCCCGGGGTACCCACACAGGACAGCACCGCCACCGAGCTGCGGGAATCGATGATGGCGGTCGCACGACAGATGCGCCGGCACCGTCCCGACCACGGTCTGACGCTCAGCCAGCTCCAGCTACTCGGCGAGATCGGTCGCGCCGGGACCACCACGCCCGCCGAGCTCGGTGCGCGGCTGCAGGTGCGGGTGCAGTCACTGACCGACGGCATCAACGAACTGATGAACCGCCAATTGATCACCCGGCGTCCCGACCCCCACGACCGGCGCCGCCAACTCATCGAGCTCACCGCACAGGGTGGTGAGCTACTACAGATCGACCGGGCCGAACGCGATGCCTGGTTGCACGCCGCGATGCACGACAACCTCACCGAACTCGAGTTGGGGCTGCTCGCGCTCGTGGCACCAGTACTCCGCAAGATCGCGTACGCCGACGCAAAAGCGGGCACACTTGCCCGATGA